CAACTTTTCCCTTGCGCGTTGATCACCGTTGCTGCGCTACGAGGTTCCGCCTGCGCCGCCATGCCTCCTCACGCCCATTCGGGCGGGTTCTGGAGTTCGGGCTTGAGGATGCCGATGCAGGGCAGGTTGCGGTAGCGCTCGGCGAAATCGAGGCCGTAGCCGACCACGAAGCGGTCGGGAATCTGGAAGCCCACGAAATCCGCCTCGAACTCCACCTCGCGGCGTCCCCGCTTGTCGAGCAGCACGCAGGTGCGCAGGCTGGCGGGATTTTGTTTTTTGAGCAGGTCGACCACCACGGAAAGCGTCTTGCCGGTGTCGAGGATGTCGTCGATCACGAGCACGTGGCGGTTGGTGATGTCGAGCGAGAGGCTGTGCAGGAGCTTGGGCTTGCCGTGCGACTTGGTGCTGTTGCGGTAGCTGAAGATGCGAATGCAGTCGAGGCGGATGGGATTGGGCACGTGGCGAAGCAAATCCGCCGTGAAAAAGATCGAGCCGTTGATGATGGCGACCGCCGTGATTTCCTCGTCCCCGTAGGCTTCGGCGATGGCGGCGCCGAGTTTCTTGAGCCGGCGTTTTATGTCGGCGGCTGACACGAGGATGCTTTCAAGGTCCCTGTGAGTGGCGGGAAGTCGGGCGGCGGGCATGGTGATGGTGGACACGGTTGAAAAAGCCATTTCGATACCAACTCCGCGGGGCGCGTGGCAACAGGTTCCTTGCGGCGCGCTCCCGTTTATTTTTTTGACATGGCCATGGCCGGGATCTTGCTTCCGCGTCGTCTCCCAACCGCCATGGTTTCCATCCGCACCTCAAACCTGACAAAGCGTTTCGGCACGGTAGTGGCTTTGTATCAACTGGATTTGGAGATAAAGCCCGGGGAGCTCTTTTTCCTGCTCGGGCCGAGCGGCTGCGGGAAAACCACGCTGCTGCGGAGTCTGGCGGGGTTCGTGATGCCGGATGCGGGAAATATTTTTTTCGGCGACGATGACGTGACGCGCCTGGAGCCGCACAAACGGAACACGGGCATGATGTTTCAGAGTTACGCGCTCTGGCCGCACATGACCGTGGCGGAAAATGTCGCGTTTGGGCTGGGCGAACGGCGCGTGCCCAAGGCCGAGATCAAGCGGCGCGTGGCCGAGGCGCTCGAATCGGTGCGCATGGCGGAATACGCCGGACGCAGCCCCAACCAGCTTTCCGGCGGGCAGCAGCAGCGCGTGGCGCTGGCGCGCGCCCTGGTGATCCGGCCGCGGTGCCTGCTGCTCGACGAGCCGCTGTCGAACCTCGACGCGAAACTGCGCCTGGAAATGCGCTCGGAGATCCGGCGCGTCTGCAAGGAGTTCAACCTGACCACGGTTTACGTGACGCACGACCAGAAGGAGGCGCTGTCCATTTCCGACCGCATGGCGGTGCTGGAGGCCGGGAAGATTCTGCAAATCGGCACTCCCCGCGAAATCTACAAGCGCCCGGCGTGGAAAACGGTGGCGAACTTCATCGGCGAGACCAACTTCATCGCGGGCACGGTTGCCGGCGTGGAAAACGGCCGGGTGTTCGTGACGACGCCGGTCGGCCGGTTTGAGGGCGTGCCGGGCAACCCGGAAAAGATGCCCGCCCCGGGCTGGCTCGTGACGCTTTCGATCCGGCCGGAATGCTGGCGGCTGGAACACGGCCCGCGCGAGGTCAATTCGGTGCCGGGACGCATCGGCGGCTCGGTGTATCTCGGCGAGGTGGCGCAGCATGATTTTGTGCCTTCGCGCAGCGGGGGCGAGGCGGAAAAGGACGGCGCGGGGACGCTGAAGATCCTCGAGACGAATCCGCGTTTCACCGCGCAGCCGGCGGACGGCCCGGAATTGCACGCCGCGGTGGATGCCGGGGATGTCGTGGTGCTGGAGGCGTGAGATTAAAAATAAAACCAAACCATTAAAATAGCCCACGGAACACACAGAAACAAAAACATAAAAATTTCGGTTTCCCGTTATTTCCAATATCTGAAAACAACAGAAAATTAACCGCAGGGAACGCAAAGACAGCAGGGAATAATCCTGTTTTTCCATGCGTTCTTTGCGTTCTCTGCGGTTAAATCAGCAAACCGGCCATTCAAGATAGCGACGAACCAGAATTTCTTCTGTGTATTCCGTGTGTTCCGTGGGCAATAATAAATCATGACCAAGCGCCTTGTCATTATTGCAGCGCTGGCGTTCATCATCGCGCTGCCGTTCCTGTTGCGTCCGAAAAAGCGCGCGGGCGGCCCGGACGCGAATGCCGGCACGCTGGTCATCATCACTCCGCACAACGAGGCCATCCGCCACGAGTTCGGGCGCGGGTTTGCGGAATGGTATCGGGCCCGCACCGGGAAAAGCGTCGTCATCGACTGGCGCGTCATCGGCGGCACGAGCGAGATCGCCCGTTTTCTGGAGGGCGAGTATGTGGCCGCGTTTGAGTTGCACTGGCGGCGCGGGCTCGGACGCGCGTGGGGCACGGAGGTGCAGGCGGCGTTTCACAACGGGCGCCTCCCGGCCGGTGCGTCCGCGGTCGAGCGCGAGGCCCGGGCGGCCTTTCTGGCCTCGGATGTGAGTTGCGGCATCGACGTATTCTTCGGCGGCGGCACCTATGATTTCGAGCGGCAGGCGCGCGCGGGCCGCATCGTGGATTCCGGCATGCTGCGGGCGCATCCGGAATGGTTTCGCGAGGACGTGATCCCGCGCGCCTTCGCCGGGGAGGAATATTGGGACGGGGAAGGCCGCTGGATCGGCACGGTGTTGAGCAGCTACGGCATCGTGGCCAATCTCGACGCGCTCGCGCGGCTGGGCGTGCCGCAGCCGCGGCAGTGGGAGGATTTGAAAAATCCGCGTCTCGCGGGCGAGATCGCGCTGGCCGATCCGACCAAGAGCGGCTCGATTGCGAAGGCGTTTGAAAACGTGATCCAGCAGCAGATGCAGAAGCGGCTCGTGGCGTTGCGCGCCGCGCAGCCGGACGCGGAGGCCGGGGCGCTGGAGGCTCGCGCGGTGCGCGAGGGCTGGCTCGACGGGATGCGGCTGATGCAGGCGATCGGGGCGAACAGCCGTTATTTCACGGATTCGTCGCAAAAGCCGCCCATCGACGTGGCGCAGGGGAATTCGGCGGCGGGCATGTGCATCGATTTCTACGGACGGCAGCAGCAGGAGGCGGTGTCGCGTCGCACGGGGTCGGAGCGCGTGGCGTTCATCCCGCCGCGGGGCGGGAGCGTGAGCTCGGTGGACCCGATCGCGCTGCTGCGCGGCGCGCCCCACCGCGAGACGGCGGTGTTGTTCATCGAATACGTGCTGTCGATGGACGGGCAGAAATTGTGGAATTTCAAACCGGGCGCGCCGGGCGGCCCGCGCCAGTATGCGCTGCGGCGGCTGCCGGTGCGGCGGGATTTTTATGAACAGCCGGAATTTATCGCGTGGCGCAGCGACCCGGAGGAATCGCCCTACGGGCAAAAAGAGCAGCTCGTGTATCGCGCGGCGTGGACCGGCGGGTTGTTTCGCGAGATGGCGTTTGTGATCCGCGTGATGTGCCTCGACACGCATCCCGAACTCGCGCGCGCGTGGCGGGCGATCATCGAGGCGGGGATGCCGGCGGACGCGCTGGCGGCGATGCAGGATTTGTCGGCGGTGGATTACGACGCGGCGCAGACACGCATCAAGCAGGCGCTCGGGTCGAGAAACAAGGCCGACGAAATCCGCCTGGCCGACGAACTGGCCAATGCGTTTCGCCGCCAATACCTGGCCGCCGAGCGGCTGGCCCGGAACGCGGATTGAGAAACGGAAAACGGGTCGACTTTATTCACTGATGTTGCGCGGTGGCGCTGCCGCGTCTTCGCAAGGGAAATCCCGCCGGCGGCGTAACATCAGTTATTCAGTCTTTCAGCGGCGGCGCGGAGTGGTTATGAACGGGACTCATTTTTCCACTATGAAGAACATCCATGTCATTTTGATCCTCGGCGCGGCGCTGACGATTGTCGCGCTCATCTCGCGCTCCGGCATGCTGGCGCGCAAAAATCCCGGCGAACCCATCAACAGCGCCATGCGCGCGGCCACGCAGACAGCGGAAAAGCATGAGCTGTCCGCGCAGGATTTGGAGGGGATCGCGAAGCGGTTTCCCCATGCCGGGATCGTGGTGCTGCCGAGCGGGCTGCGTTACATCGTGCTCGCGGAAGGGCAGGGCGAGGCGCCCCGGCGCGGGCAGACGGTGGTGGCGCACTACACGGGGACGCTGCTCAATGGAAAAGTGTTCGACTCGTCGGCGGGCGGGCAGCCGTTTGAATTCGCCGTGGGCGCGGGGCGCGTGATTCCGGGCTGGGACGAGGCTTTTCTTGGCATGAAAAAGGGCGAGAAACGCGTGCTGATCATTCCTTACTGGCTCGGCTATGGCGAGCGCGGCGCGGGCAGCGATATCCCGGGGAAGGCCACGCTGGTGTTTGAGGTGGAGGTGCTGGATATCAAATGAACGGAAGAAGCGGGGTGGCATCTCCTCCGGTTGCATCCGGGACGAGGATGTCCCTTACCCAAAAAACTCGCGCAGCAAACGCCTCACGACCGGGCGGGCGCGGCGGGCGAGGGCGGGATTGGCGTATCCGATCCATGATACGGGCGTGGTCGTGTCGAGCGGGGCGCGCAGGGCGCCGCCGGCGGGGTTTTCGACGATGCAGCCGGCCTCGGTGAGAATCAGCGCGGCGCAAATGTCGTAGGGATGGCAGGTGAGCGAGGACGGAAGGCCGAGTTTCGCAAAGGCGGCGGGACGCACGTCAACCGTGATGCGGTCGTGGCCGGAGAGGAGTTCGTGGAGCTGTCCGCCGGTCGAGATGTATTGGTCGTCGAAGATGAGCGGCGAGCCGCCGCCGGGCGCGGGCGGCTGGAGCGCGGCCCAGAGTTTTTCCTCGAACTGCGCGAGCAGGACTTTGCCGTCGGGGAAAAATTTCGAGACGGAGGCAAAGCCGTGCTCGAGGCCGGCGGCTTGCGATGGCGCGGGGCGGACGCGGCCGGTGGCGCCGGTGAGCACGTTTGTCCACGTGCCGCGCACGCCGCGCGGACCGGCGCCGCGGATGGCGCTGAATTGCTCGGAGCGCCATTGTTTGGAAACAGGCAGCTCGGTCATGGCCGCGACTGTGATGTCGGCGAGACCGGTGCGCGGGCCGCGCTGCGGGGCGAGGGCGGCGAGGATCCAGCCGGGGCGCTTGTCATACATGAGGCCGCGCGTGCCGTCGATGGGGTCGAGGATGCATTTGTAACGTGTCCTTTTCACCGGGGTGCCGCGCGGGAAGGTGAGCGGCGTGTCATCCTCGATGCCCTCCATCACGACCTGCACCGGCCACGCGCGCGGCCAATGGCGCTCGAACCATGCGATGATCGCGACCTCGCTGATCGTGTCGATGTGGTAGATGGTGTCGGCGCTGGTGACGGCGGCGACGCGGGCGAACCGCGCGGCGTGGCGCGCGCGGGCGTCGAGGATCGCCTGTCGGATGTGGTTTTGGAGCGAACAGAGAAGCCGGCGTGCGCGTTGCATGGGAAAAGGCTGAATGATGGCGGTCGAAAAATGGCGGCGTGGGTGGAGCGGAATGTATTATCTTTCTCTTTATTCTTTATCTTTCCTCTTTCTCTCCTTTTTAGCCCACCCCGAGGCGGACAGGAGAGAAAGAGGAAAGATAAAGAATAAAGAGAAAGAAGGCGGTGGGGCTTATGACTCGCGCTTCAACTCCCGGCCCATGAGGTCGGCGAGGGTCTTGGCGGGCGACTTGCCCTCGTAGAGGACCGCGTAGGTTTCGCGGAGGATGGGGGCGTCGATTTTTCGCTCGGCGCAGAGTTCGGCGAAGGATGCCGTGGTCTTGTAACCCTCGACCACGGTTTTGCGGCCTTCGAGCAACTTCGCGACGGCGCGGCCTTCGCCGATTTGGAAGCCGAACTGGCGGTTGCGGCTCCAGTTCCCGTGGCAGGTGGCGACGAGATCGCCGAAGCCGCTCAGTCCGTAGAAAGTCTCGGGGCGCGCGCCGAGCGCCTGGCCGACCCGGAGCATCTCGGCGAGCGCGCGCGTGAGGAGCGCGGCGCGGGCGTTGTCGCCGAGGCGCAGGCCGTCGCAGCACCCGGCGGTGATGGCGTAGATGTTTTTCAGGCAGCCGCCGAACTCCGCCCCCGCCACGTCGGTGCTGGTGTAGACGCGCAGGCTCGGGCCGCTGAGCGCGGCCTGCACGGATGTAGTGGTTTCATCGATACGCGCGGCGGCGAGCACCATGGCGGACGGCAGGCCGCGCGCGACCTCGGCGGCGTTGGTCGGGCCGGTGAGCGTGGCGGCGGCGCGGCCCGGGAGCACGGCCTCGATGATTTCGACGGGGCGCAGGTGCGTGCCGAGTTCGAGGCCCTTGGAAAGACTGATGACAAGCGCGAGCCGGGTGGCGGACGCGAGGTTTCCGGCGATCCGCTCGCAGGTGGCGCGGAGCGCCTGCGAGGGGCAGGCGAGCAGCATGATCTCGGCCTCCATGAGCACGGGTGCGAGTTCGTGGCCGATTTGCAGGCTGGGGGGCAGCGGGATGCCGGGCAGGTAATCGGCGTTTTCCCGCGACGAAGCCAAGGCGAGTGCCTGCTCGAAGCGGCGCGGCACAAGCGTGACGGTATGGCCGAGGCGGCTCAGGTGGATGGAAAACGCGGTGCCCCAAGCGCCCGCGCCGATGATGGCGAAATTCATGGCAGGGGGAATTTGCGCGGCGGCGGGCGTTTTGAAAAGCCGCGAATCGTGCGCCCGCCGGAGGAGCGTCGATGCGCGGAATTACGCGGGCGCCCCGGCCGGCGCCGGACCGGCCTTGGCCGCGTTTCCCGCGGCCAGCAATTCCTTGGCCCGCGTCACCGACGAGGGCAGGTCGGGCATCACGTTCGCCTCGCCGACCTCGTCGAGGAAGCCGGCCTTGGCCATCATGAAATACGCCTGCGTGTGCGGCCCGCAGAGAATCAGGTGGCGGCCGTTGCGCTTCAGTTTCGCCTGCAAGTTTTCCAGCCGGTCGAGCGCCGTCACGTCCATCGCGGTCACGGCCATCATGTGGAAAATCACCACGCGCGTGTCCGTGATGCCGCGGCGCAGCACGGTGTCGAGCTTGTCGGCCGCGCCGAAGAGCAGCGCGCCGAACACGCGGTAGATCACCACGCCGTCGGGCAGCTTTTCCTGCAATTCCTCGTGCGTGCCGTGTCCCGGCTGGTGCGCGTCCTGCCGCCCGTCGCCGCTCATCGACTGCACCTGCGTGGTCTCGGTCACGCGCTTGATGAAGAGGAAGCACGCCAGCAGCATGCCGACCGTGACCGCGATCGTGAGATCGAAGCACACGGTCAGGACAAATGTCGCCAGGAACACCGCGGCGTCGCCCTGCGGGCGTTTTCTCAGGCGCCGAAACTCGCCCCATTCGCCCATCTTCCAGCCCACGGAAATCAACACCGCGGCCAGCGAGGCCAGCGGGATGTATTTCGCCAGCGGCGCGGCCACCAGCAGCACCACCAGCAGGAACAGCGAGTGCACGATGCCCGCCACCGGCGTCTGCGCGCCGTTGCGGATGTTGGTGGCCGTGCGCGCGATGACACCCGTCACCGGGATGCCGCCGAAGAGGGGGGACACAAAATTCGCCACGCCCTGGCCCATGAGCTCCTGGTTCGAATCGTGCTGGTCGTCGATGAGCCCGTCCGCCACCACGGCCGACAGCAGCGACTCGATGGCGCACAGGACCGCAATGGTGAACGCGGGGCCGACGAGATTGTTCAGTTGCTGCCAGTCAAAGCGCGGCCAGGAAAACGAGGGCAGCCCGCGCGGGATTTCGCCGAAGGCCGACCCGATGGTGGCCGTGTTCAGGTGAAACCAACCCTCCACCCACGACAGCTGCGAGAGCCCGGCCAGCAACGTGCCGGCGATCACCACGACGATGGAGCCCGGCACATAACGGCTGTAGCGCACCGGCCATTTCCCAAGAACCGCGAGGGACAGGACCGAGATGATCACCGTCGTCCAATTGACCGTGCCCGCCGCCTGCACCAGCGCCACGATGCGCGGAAGGAACTCCGCGGGCTCAGCGACGATTTCGAGGCCGAAAAACGGCTTCACCTGCGTGAGCAAAATCGTGATGGCGATGCCGCACGTGAAGCCCGCCGTCACCGGCTGCGGCACAAACTTGATGAGCGCGCCCATCTTCAACAGCCCCATCGCGAACAGCATCAAACCCGCGAGCATCGTGCACATGAGCAGGTTGGGCAGCCCGTATTTCGCGCCCATCAGCGCCAGCAAGCCGACAAACGCCCCCGCCGGTCCGCCCACCTGCACGCGCGAGCCGCCGAGCGCCGACACCAGGAAGCCGCCGATGATGCCGGCATACAGGCCGGCCGCCGGGGGCACGCCCGATGCCACGCCCAGGCCGATGCACAACGAAAGCGCCACCACGCCGACGGTGAGTCCCGCCATCAAGTCCTTCAAAAACTTCTCTTTCGAGTAGCCTTGGAGGGCATCGACCAGCTTCGGCCTGAAGCGGGCGAGTTTTGAGCGGACTGTTTCCTCATTTGCGAGCATGGTCGCATGTTCATAGCGTAAAATTTTTTTTGACCAAGAAACAAACGCGCAGGCATGTGGCGTGTTTCATAACACTATGAAATAAAATATAATGTGTATTATTCCATGCGCGACTGAATCGTTTGTATCAAACCGCACATGTAAAAAATGCGGCATATCCAACATCGGATGGTTTGAAACAACGGGAGGGAGTCCTGCTTTCGCGACCTGCCGCGAGACCGCCCCTTACGCCTCTTCGCCGCGCCATGTAAACGCATGGCACAACGCCACTCCCGCGGCATCGGCCTCGTCGTAGGCGAGTGCGCGTCCGTGGCCGAGCAGCCCCATCACCGTGCGCGCCATTTGTTCCTTGCTCGCCCGGCCCGCGCCGACCACGGCCTGTTTCACCCGCAGCGGCGGATACTCGAAGATCGGCTTTTCGCGCAGCGCCGCCGCGGCGATGGCCGCGCCGCGCGCCGCGCCGAGGATCTGCGCCGTCTGGAAATTCTGCACATAGATGGTCTGCTCCAGCGCGACATGGCGCACCGACAGGCCGGGCGAGGCCAGAAACGCCGTCACCGAACGATGGATTTCCGCCAGCGCCGACGACATCGGCACCTTTGCGTGGACCTTCACCGTTTCGCAACGCAGCAGCACCGGCGCGCGACCGGGCGTGAATTCGACCAGTGCCAGACCGGTGCCGCGCAAACTCGGGTCGATGCCGAGCACGAGTCCGGAAAACGGCGCGCGCGTCAGCGCGAAATCCCCGCGCGACACCTCCGCCGCCGGGGTGAGTTTCCCCGACAGTTTCGCCGCCCACATTTGCCTGACCGACATCCGAGCCATGAAGGGAGTAAAATCCCAAATCCCAAAAGGCCAAATCCCAAAAAAATCCCGAATGACAAAAATTCCAAAGGACGCCGCCCGATCTCGAATCCTTTATCCCAGCATCAGGTTCAACCCCGCCGCAGCGCCGAGGGCGAGCGCGATGATTTCAAAAGCCTTTTGGTTCACGCGCCCGATCAGCCACCGGCCCGCGAACGCGCCCGCGAGCACGGCGGGGGCCAGCATCGCGTTGAACGCGAGGCTCTCCGCGCCGATCAGCCCCAGGCCCGTCATGAAGGGGACCTTCATGTCATTTACTATTTGTGACAGGCACTCTTTTACTTGAGTTTCAGCGTATCGGCACTCTCGTGTTGTTTTGTCTGTTCTTCCAGCTTTTTAACCTCCGTTTTTTCATGCGTGGCATCCTTTTCTGATGCAACGCTTTCGGTGGCAGCTTGCGGATGGCGTAGCATGTATTCAAAATTCAATTACAAACGAATTCGATGCATGTGTCCTTTTGCCCTTCGTATTTTTGGGATTGCCGGGGTAGGGGAGCGTTCCTTCACAGGCACCCGCGTCGGCCGGGTGCGTGCCGATAGCGTGGAGCGCGCTGCCTAGGTACGTCAGGACGGGGTGCTCGGGGTTCCCTGCTCGGAGGATGCGCCTGCTGAACAAAGCCCTGCAGGTGCTCGATGGTGCGCCGGTGCGCGTGCTGCTGATGGACCGCGAATTTGGCGGCAAACAATGGCTTTCCTGGCTGGAGCGGCGCGGCCTCGGCTACGTGGTGCGGGTCAAGTCGAACCACTGGATCGGGCCGCACAGGGCCGACTGGCTGAGCAGGCGGGGCCGCGAGCGCTTCGTGGTGTTCGGGCGCAGCGGGTGTATTTTGCCGCCACGGCCATGACCGCGCAGCGCGTGGGCCGCCTGCTGGTTAAAACAACAAGACACCGGCATCCCGGTGTCTTGTTTGGCGGCAGCGGAGGTCAGCAAACTTGTCGGGAATTTCTGCGATGATTCGGGTGGCAGTAGCGGCGGTTTCCTCCAAGGAGGCGGAGTCGGGCATGGCGGGGCTGAGCATTTAGGGCGCGGAATAGCGCGGACCGTAACCCAGGAACAGGGCGATGCCGAAGGCGTTTTTGGCGTTGGTGGTTTTTCCGCGGATGTTTTCCATCGGCTCGAAGTCCAGCATATGGACGGAGAGCCGCCGGTGGAGCAAAGTCTGGGCGAGTTCCTTTGGCAGGTAACCGAGCTTCATGGCATGGCTGGACACCATGAATGCCGGCGGCTGCGGGTTTTCGGGTTCGAGCACGACGGATACATTGAGATGCCCGCGGGTTTTGAACAGGTTGTGGCAGGCTCGGAGATTTTCGGGATCGCAGAATGTGGTGCCGCGAATATTCGTGCGGAGGATTTTTCCTTTTTCGGGAATGAGTTTTGTTTCTTGCAGGCGGGTGAGAAATTCCGGTTTTTCTCGAAATGAGTCGAAGACAGCGGGTTTGGCCAGAGCCTGGCGGGTGGTCATGAATTCCGTGAGGATTTGGTCGAAAGGATTGAGTATTGAGGTCATGACTGGAGGAAGTGAGGACGGAGTGATATGACTTTTTGAGGGATTAAAAAAATCCATGAGGGCACGAAAAAACCGCCGGGCGCGGCGGTTTTGAAAAGTCGTTTTTTTGTTTTCTAATAAAGGCCGGATTCCTGTTCCCTGGGTTCTTCCTGGCCTGCGGGAATCCCGGTGCCCGAGGCGGTGGGCAGGAGATTTGGTTGATCCGCCCTGCTGCGAAATCCCAAGCGAGGGTGCCGGCGAAGGTTTTGCCTGACTTGTCCGTCCAGTTGTCGCGGGTCACGCTCTTGCCTATATGTTGATTTTGAGCTGTTCGCGAAGAAAACCCGTTGGCTCCGTGGCATTGGACATTTTCGGGTGGTCCTGCCATTTGCCGTGGCGGACGATTTGGCTGATGGCTTGCGCGAAGACGCGGCAGCCCGCCTCGGTGAGGGAGATTTCGGCCTCATGATTGCAGGCGCCGTTCCAGCCGTAACCGGGAATGAGGCGCCGGTGGCAGTCGGGCCAGACGAAGGCTTCGAGTTCCGGTGGCAGGTAATGCCAGGCGCGGGCAAGATCCTCGGTTTGGAGTTTCCAGGATTCGATGCCGCGGGTTTCAAACCATTTTTCGAGCTGGTGATTTTTGTCGTTGTTGTCGCCAGTGGCGAGATCGAGCATAAAGGCAAGGTGCCGGGTTCCGAGGAGGAGGCAGTTGTTTAGGACAACGTTGTCGGCGACCAGGCCGTTGACGCCGTTTTCGCCGAAATGGCTCAGCATGTTGTCGTTTGGAGAGACGCAGAGCCAGTCTCCCCCAAGGATCCCGTGTTCCTGCGGGATGATGCCTTTGAGCATGGTGTCGATCATGTCGGCGGGTGTGCCGTGGAAGAGCGTTGCTTTGATTTCGCCAAATGCGACCGGATCGGCGTCGTCGCGGGTCAGGAGGAATTCGAGCAGCGCGCGTGTAATAGGATCATTCGCTTGGGCGAGGGATTTTTGGTAACGAGTTGCGAGGTTCAAATGAAAAACCCGGAACCTTGCGGGTTCCGGGCTGCGGGCTGGGGCCGGTCAATGCAACCGGAGCGCATGGCATTCCGTGAGGTCGAGTTTCCCAAAGTTTCCGGCCATTCGCTCGATTGCGGTTTCCGGGATCGTCGTTTTACGCTCCCGGTTTTGCCGGAGCACCGTGTCGCGATCTCGATCGAGGAAATGGATCTCAGCGCGCCGTGATGCACAGGTCGATGGCGGCGTTGCTGGTCGTCATAGGATTGCGGGTTTCACATTCCTGAAAAATCGGAGAGCGGCGGCGGAGCGAAGCCCTGCCGCCGCGAATGTTTTCCGAGGATGAGGTTTACGCGAGCACCGTGCGCGCGAGTTTGGCGCGTTGCGGATAGCTGGCACCGCGGGCGATGTAGCCAAGTTCGTCCAAGACAGTGGGCGGGTTCGGCCTTCGGGCGAATTACTCATCGATGGGAAATTCCTCCCGGGTTTCGAGAGGTTCGCCGGTTTCTTTTTGCGGTTCGGCGGCGTTGAATTCCCTGATGATATTTTGGGTGATATCGGTGTCTTTTTCGGTGCCGGGGGCGGCGGGTTTCAGGTATTGGCGCATGCGCTGGATATTTTGAGCGTGGGGATGGAAGCCGATGGTGTTGTAGAATTGGTGGAGGGTGGCGATGGTGGTGGACTGGAGGGCCTGTTCGCCGGTGAGACCAAGGGATTTGTGATAATTGTATTGGTCGATAAGTGACTGGGGGTCTTTTTCGCACATTTCCTGGATTTTTTTGTGCAGGTTGTCGCAAAGGCGCCGGAATGTTTTGGCGGGGGATTCCCTGCC
This genomic stretch from Termitidicoccus mucosus harbors:
- a CDS encoding transposase, whose translation is MRLLNKALQVLDGAPVRVLLMDREFGGKQWLSWLERRGLGYVVRVKSNHWIGPHRADWLSRRGRERFVVFGRSGCILPPRP